The proteins below are encoded in one region of Micromonospora pisi:
- a CDS encoding alpha/beta fold hydrolase has protein sequence MTEILSYDIQGKGPGLVLLHGTSSTGLGSWGTVLEGLAAKYTVVLPNLPGSGDSPLPDGPLDVDTVADQIVATARKAGLETFALAGASLGAPIAIKVAARHPERISQLATVVGFARPRPTLRMNLDLWAAMFDRQDKDLGKLLVMLSFSDEFLAALPEEQLPQVMAMMTAHPAPGTAAQIDFGLRLDVRPDLGKIQAPTLVVSAAGDRFIPPAHSREIAAGIPGARLVEVAGGHASIFEDPQETLSALLDFLNG, from the coding sequence GTGACTGAAATACTTTCTTATGACATTCAGGGCAAGGGCCCTGGACTGGTACTTCTCCACGGCACCAGCAGCACCGGCCTCGGCAGTTGGGGGACCGTGCTGGAGGGCCTCGCTGCCAAGTACACGGTCGTCCTTCCGAACCTGCCGGGCTCCGGCGACAGTCCCCTGCCCGACGGCCCGCTGGACGTCGACACGGTCGCAGACCAGATCGTCGCCACCGCGCGGAAAGCAGGGTTGGAGACGTTCGCCCTGGCAGGCGCATCCCTCGGCGCGCCGATCGCGATCAAGGTCGCCGCCCGGCACCCGGAGCGGATCTCCCAGCTGGCCACCGTCGTCGGTTTTGCCCGGCCGCGTCCGACCCTGCGGATGAACCTGGACCTCTGGGCTGCGATGTTCGACCGCCAGGACAAGGACCTGGGCAAGCTGCTCGTCATGCTGTCGTTCTCCGACGAGTTCCTCGCCGCGCTGCCCGAGGAGCAGTTGCCGCAGGTCATGGCGATGATGACCGCTCACCCCGCACCGGGAACCGCAGCCCAGATCGACTTCGGGCTCCGGCTGGACGTCCGCCCCGACCTCGGCAAGATCCAGGCACCTACCCTGGTCGTGTCGGCGGCGGGAGACCGGTTCATCCCGCCGGCCCACTCTCGGGAAATCGCCGCGGGTATCCCCGGCGCGCGCCTCGTTGAGGTGGCAGGCGGCCACGCGTCCATCTTCGAAGACCCCCAGGAGACGCTGTCCGCTCTGCTTGACTTCCTCAACGGATAG
- a CDS encoding alpha/beta fold hydrolase: protein MKNPLLRILAAATTAATIVAVLPISASVQVPAAAAAHSAEQSSATAAAKPPAGFTERKVVVGDIGINFVEGGHGKTLVLLHGYPQTWYEWHDILPELAQHYHVIAPDLRGAGGSDAPAAGYDKKTLADDVHKLLVTLHRDQDIRLVGHDIGTMVAYAYAAAHPQDVTRLVLTEAPIPDQTIYNFPALTSQGPGFWNFGFFNVTNGLPEQTVKGRETQWIERFTDMLEYNKDGVTPGDAAIYGYYLKQPGHTRASFEWFRTLNQDVADNAVNAKTKLTMPVLALGAQYSLGGSVPDQVRKYATNVTGDVVQDSGHWMWEEKPEEVTNRLLTFLNNS from the coding sequence ATGAAGAATCCTCTGCTCCGCATACTCGCAGCCGCAACAACCGCGGCAACCATCGTCGCGGTCCTGCCCATTTCCGCCTCCGTGCAGGTCCCGGCTGCGGCGGCAGCCCACTCCGCCGAGCAATCCTCCGCCACCGCAGCGGCGAAGCCACCGGCGGGGTTCACCGAACGTAAAGTCGTGGTGGGCGACATTGGCATCAACTTCGTCGAGGGCGGACACGGCAAGACGCTCGTCCTGCTCCATGGCTACCCGCAGACCTGGTACGAGTGGCACGACATCCTGCCCGAGCTCGCCCAGCACTACCACGTCATCGCCCCGGACCTGCGCGGCGCCGGCGGCAGCGACGCCCCCGCCGCGGGATACGACAAGAAGACCCTCGCCGACGACGTGCACAAGCTTCTGGTCACGCTCCACCGTGACCAGGACATCCGCCTGGTCGGCCACGACATAGGCACGATGGTCGCCTACGCCTACGCCGCCGCTCACCCTCAGGATGTCACCAGGCTCGTCCTCACCGAGGCTCCCATCCCCGACCAGACGATCTACAACTTCCCCGCTCTCACCTCCCAGGGCCCCGGTTTCTGGAACTTCGGCTTCTTCAACGTCACAAACGGCCTGCCCGAACAGACCGTCAAAGGCCGCGAGACCCAATGGATCGAGCGCTTCACCGACATGCTCGAATACAACAAGGACGGCGTGACCCCAGGCGACGCTGCCATCTACGGCTACTACCTCAAGCAGCCCGGACACACACGGGCAAGCTTCGAATGGTTCCGCACCCTCAATCAAGACGTCGCGGACAACGCCGTCAACGCCAAGACCAAGCTCACCATGCCGGTACTGGCCCTCGGCGCCCAGTACAGCCTCGGCGGTTCCGTCCCCGACCAGGTCCGCAAGTACGCCACGAACGTCACCGGCGACGTCGTTCAGGACTCGGGCCACTGGATGTGGGAGGAAAAGCCCGAGGAGGTTACGAACAGGCTCCTGACCTTCCTCAACAACAGCTGA
- a CDS encoding DUF305 domain-containing protein produces MFSSRRRVLAAVAATAAVLGVGSFAVLRATGDRADERAANQVVQSAPPTANQVVQPGAPGQAGRTLSPAEQSQLPPPPAHTPADAQFMQRMISHHRQALEMTALVADRAAGPEVSLLARRIETSQRDEITQMERWLTERGEEVSGPHAHHTGHDAAMPGILSPEQLSQLERARGAEFDRLFLDLMIRHHNGALTMVQQLYAAGGGLEPASDRFAREVNADQGIEIRSMQELLATLGGG; encoded by the coding sequence GTGTTCTCGTCGCGTCGCCGTGTCCTCGCCGCCGTGGCGGCTACCGCCGCCGTCCTCGGCGTGGGATCGTTCGCCGTCCTCCGGGCCACCGGGGACCGGGCCGACGAACGGGCCGCCAACCAGGTCGTCCAGTCCGCCCCGCCGACCGCCAACCAGGTGGTGCAACCCGGCGCGCCGGGTCAGGCCGGCCGTACCCTCTCTCCGGCCGAGCAGTCCCAGTTGCCGCCGCCTCCGGCACACACTCCGGCCGACGCCCAGTTCATGCAGCGGATGATCTCTCATCACCGGCAGGCGCTGGAAATGACCGCCCTCGTCGCGGACCGCGCGGCCGGCCCCGAGGTGTCGCTGCTCGCCCGGCGGATCGAGACGTCACAGCGGGACGAGATAACGCAGATGGAGCGGTGGCTCACCGAACGTGGTGAGGAGGTGTCGGGGCCGCACGCGCACCACACCGGGCACGACGCCGCGATGCCCGGGATACTCAGCCCGGAGCAGCTCAGCCAACTGGAGCGGGCCCGGGGTGCGGAGTTCGACCGGCTGTTCCTCGACCTCATGATCCGTCATCACAACGGTGCGCTGACCATGGTGCAGCAGCTCTACGCGGCAGGCGGCGGGCTTGAGCCGGCGAGCGACCGGTTCGCCCGCGAGGTCAACGCCGACCAGGGCATCGAGATCAGAAGCATGCAGGAGTTGCTGGCCACGCTTGGCGGCGGTTGA
- a CDS encoding LVIVD repeat-containing protein — protein MALLPGTASGQEPAPDPRIGLGSGWLDAQSASSGLELLAHRDKPAGFVNPADPGDFGFAGSDLAFGGNHAYMGNFNGFNIYDISQPTNPTLVTSVVCPGGQGDLSVYGDLLFMSVEESRGRLDCGTNPAVGTRFQGVRVFDISDVTNPVQVAAVQTCRGSHTHSLVTDPDDSANVYVYVSGTAGVRPATTMAGCNNTPASGENPARWRIDVIKVPVAAPEQAAIVSGPRLFANPETGAIDGLQNTPPAPTHPSGSSWSPSPVTDACHDITAYPQLGLAAGACEGNGILIDISDPANPVRIDEVSDPNFAYWHSATLSNDGKKVIFTDEWGGGTGARCRTTDQPQWGANAIFDIVDGKMRFASYYKLPVPQTLQENCVAHNGSLIPVPGRDILAQAWYQGGVSLLDFTDSAHPREIGYFDRGAISPTSIMLGGFWSAYWYNGQVYGSEIARGLDVFGLRPSQHLTEAEIAAAREVHLPEFNAQHQTRISWAPSFAVARARFDQLSRTCTSTISARHNGPLTVSGVTCLTGATVSGPVTVRPGASLLAIDSSISGPVSASNAAAVQLYHSTVRGPVSIIGTMGGAAIVDSEIHGPVSVNGGTGTVEPIIADSTVRGPLACTGNVPAPINLGAANTVHGPAAGQCTGLD, from the coding sequence ATGGCCCTGCTGCCGGGCACGGCCTCGGGCCAGGAGCCCGCACCGGACCCACGGATTGGGCTCGGCTCGGGGTGGTTGGACGCGCAGAGCGCGAGCAGCGGCCTCGAACTGTTGGCGCACCGCGACAAGCCGGCGGGCTTCGTCAACCCGGCCGACCCCGGTGACTTCGGCTTCGCCGGATCTGATCTCGCCTTCGGCGGCAACCACGCCTACATGGGCAACTTCAACGGCTTCAACATCTACGACATCTCCCAGCCCACCAACCCGACGCTCGTCACCAGCGTCGTGTGCCCGGGCGGGCAGGGTGACCTCTCCGTCTACGGCGACCTGCTGTTCATGTCGGTCGAGGAGAGCCGCGGCCGCCTCGACTGCGGCACGAACCCCGCGGTCGGCACCCGCTTCCAGGGCGTACGCGTCTTCGACATCAGTGACGTGACGAACCCGGTGCAGGTCGCCGCCGTACAGACCTGCCGGGGCTCGCACACCCACTCGCTGGTGACCGACCCGGACGACAGCGCGAACGTGTACGTGTACGTGTCCGGCACCGCCGGCGTACGCCCGGCGACCACGATGGCCGGCTGCAACAACACCCCCGCGTCCGGTGAGAACCCGGCGCGGTGGCGCATCGACGTCATCAAGGTTCCGGTGGCGGCGCCCGAACAGGCCGCGATCGTCAGCGGCCCACGGTTGTTCGCCAACCCGGAGACCGGCGCGATCGACGGCCTGCAGAACACCCCGCCCGCGCCGACCCACCCGTCGGGCAGCTCGTGGAGCCCGTCGCCGGTCACCGACGCCTGTCATGACATCACCGCCTACCCGCAGCTCGGGTTGGCCGCGGGCGCCTGTGAGGGCAACGGCATCCTGATCGACATCTCGGACCCCGCCAACCCGGTACGGATCGACGAGGTCTCCGACCCGAACTTCGCTTACTGGCACTCCGCCACCCTCAGCAACGACGGCAAGAAGGTCATCTTCACCGACGAGTGGGGCGGCGGCACCGGGGCCCGGTGCCGTACGACCGACCAGCCGCAGTGGGGCGCCAACGCGATCTTCGACATCGTCGACGGCAAGATGCGTTTCGCCAGCTACTACAAGCTGCCGGTGCCGCAGACGCTCCAGGAGAACTGCGTCGCCCACAACGGTTCGCTGATTCCGGTGCCGGGACGGGACATCCTGGCCCAGGCGTGGTACCAGGGCGGCGTCTCGTTGCTGGACTTCACCGACTCGGCCCACCCGCGCGAGATCGGCTACTTCGACCGGGGGGCGATCAGTCCGACCTCCATCATGCTCGGTGGCTTCTGGTCGGCGTACTGGTACAACGGCCAGGTCTACGGCAGCGAGATCGCGCGCGGTCTCGACGTCTTCGGCCTGCGGCCCAGTCAGCACCTGACCGAGGCGGAGATCGCCGCGGCCCGTGAGGTGCACCTGCCCGAGTTCAACGCCCAGCACCAGACCAGGATCAGTTGGGCGCCGAGTTTCGCGGTGGCCCGGGCCCGGTTCGACCAACTCAGCCGGACCTGCACCTCGACCATCTCGGCCCGGCACAACGGCCCGTTGACGGTCTCGGGTGTCACCTGCCTGACCGGGGCGACGGTCTCCGGCCCGGTCACGGTCCGGCCGGGTGCCTCGCTGCTCGCCATCGACTCGTCGATCTCCGGGCCTGTCTCGGCGTCGAACGCGGCGGCGGTGCAGCTCTACCACAGCACCGTACGCGGACCGGTGAGCATCATCGGCACGATGGGCGGCGCCGCCATCGTGGATTCCGAGATCCATGGGCCGGTTTCGGTGAACGGCGGCACCGGCACGGTCGAGCCGATCATCGCCGACAGCACGGTACGCGGCCCGCTCGCCTGTACCGGCAACGTGCCGGCGCCGATCAACCTCGGTGCGGCCAACACGGTGCACGGGCCGGCCGCTGGCCAGTGCACAGGTCTTGACTGA
- a CDS encoding AraC family transcriptional regulator produces MLTHSLRSAEELEQAARQSYMPVIAEPRPDFQGRLALQTLGKAVSLSEARTTPLRTFRTAHMAARTERDDLLLFCVHVAGFGRLLQHGRVAELGPGVGVLYEARSAWDLNVATDVHSLLLQFPRDVLPLRSAEITGGLARRMNPLLPAMRLLSGYISQLFQLADGLSDEQRHDAGLAAIEMLMMALRGTTPTVPVEQSAGEVLLGLMRTHIRDHLADTRLTVAELARRHHVSVRHAHALFSRVGTTPGTYIREQRLLAARAMLSDPRHNTRLVSDIGAAVGLGELRTFERAFQRQFGTTPARWRREH; encoded by the coding sequence GTGTTGACGCATAGCCTGCGGTCCGCAGAGGAACTGGAGCAGGCGGCCAGGCAGAGTTACATGCCTGTGATCGCCGAGCCGCGCCCCGACTTCCAGGGGCGGCTGGCCCTGCAAACTCTGGGTAAGGCCGTCTCTCTCTCCGAGGCTCGGACGACGCCGCTGCGGACGTTTAGGACCGCGCATATGGCCGCGAGAACCGAGCGGGACGATCTGCTGCTCTTCTGCGTCCACGTGGCGGGCTTCGGCCGGCTACTCCAGCACGGGCGAGTCGCCGAACTGGGCCCGGGCGTCGGAGTCCTGTACGAAGCTCGGAGCGCGTGGGATCTGAACGTCGCGACTGACGTTCACAGCCTCCTCCTGCAGTTCCCGCGTGATGTACTGCCCTTGCGCTCGGCCGAGATCACCGGCGGCCTCGCACGGCGCATGAATCCGCTGTTGCCGGCCATGCGGCTGCTGTCGGGATACATCAGCCAGCTATTCCAGCTCGCCGACGGTCTCTCCGATGAGCAGCGTCACGACGCCGGCCTGGCGGCGATCGAAATGCTCATGATGGCCCTGCGAGGCACGACCCCCACGGTGCCCGTTGAGCAGAGCGCCGGTGAGGTGCTGCTGGGGTTGATGCGAACCCATATCCGCGATCACCTCGCCGATACGCGTCTCACCGTGGCGGAACTGGCGCGCAGGCATCACGTCTCCGTCCGGCACGCTCACGCGCTGTTCTCCCGGGTCGGGACCACACCGGGGACGTACATCAGGGAGCAGCGGCTGCTGGCGGCACGGGCGATGTTGTCGGATCCGCGGCACAACACCCGCCTGGTGTCGGATATCGGAGCCGCTGTGGGGCTGGGCGAGTTGCGGACATTCGAGCGAGCGTTCCAGCGGCAGTTCGGGACGACGCCCGCACGCTGGCGGCGGGAGCATTAG
- a CDS encoding integrase core domain-containing protein gives MAIVRREYTDRMLIIGDRHLAAVLAGCTTHYNSHRPHRSLGQQPPNPASGVTDLTAARIQRRPIPGGLINEYSQPA, from the coding sequence GTGGCCATCGTACGCCGGGAGTACACAGACCGGATGCTCATCATCGGCGACCGCCACCTCGCGGCCGTCCTCGCCGGATGCACGACCCACTACAACAGCCACCGACCACATCGATCGCTCGGCCAGCAGCCGCCCAACCCGGCGTCGGGAGTCACTGACTTGACCGCCGCCAGGATCCAACGGCGCCCCATCCCCGGCGGGTTGATCAACGAGTATTCGCAGCCAGCGTAG